In Xiphophorus couchianus chromosome 24, X_couchianus-1.0, whole genome shotgun sequence, a single genomic region encodes these proteins:
- the ppdpfa gene encoding pancreatic progenitor cell differentiation and proliferation factor A has translation MASIPSSGSLVATHDYYRRRLGSNSSSSSCGSAEYTGEVIPHHPALPRQDSGHWWTSFFFAKQNQLGMQNGSENQKNGYTLANGQVTCIAKEMVWTRQLSESSDGGKHEPMSPPPTSS, from the exons ATGGCATCAATTCCATCAAGTGGTTCTCTCGTCGCCACACATGACTACTATAGAC GACGTCTCGGGTccaactccagcagcagctcttgTGGCAGCGCCGAGTACACTGGGGAGGTTATTCCACACCATCCAG CACTTCCGAGGCAAGACTCCGGTCACTGGTGGACTTCGTTCTTCTTTGCAAAGCAGAACCAGCTCGGTATGCAAAATGGATCTGAAAATCAAAA gaACGGTTACACTTTAGCCAACGGACAGGTGACCTGCATCGCTAAGGAAATGGTTTGGACCAGACAACTCAGCGAAAGCAGCGACGGTGGAAAACATGAACCTATGTCCCCGCCACCAACTTCCTCCTAG